A window of Balearica regulorum gibbericeps isolate bBalReg1 chromosome Z, bBalReg1.pri, whole genome shotgun sequence contains these coding sequences:
- the C9 gene encoding complement component C9 yields MRSMHVILQLIFILCILEMAASVLGESRRSSEKAFHRGTRELNAPSPIDCKLSSWSAWGPCDPCTYQRFRSRRIERFGQFGGTPCLETLGDTQSCKSSQVCPEEPEPDCGTDFQCNSGRCIKRRLVCNVDNDCGDFSDEDNCESDPRSPCRNHDIDVSEVGRTAGQGINVLGMQPMASPFDNDFFNGLCERVRDGNTRTYYRKPWNVGVLTYETKADKTFTSVSYHDRVKMVREVYIEKQKHFNVDLSLKYTPTEGSNKNGSEGNFKYHYSKNSSLSSILKSSTERNQTFLHVKGKIQLGRFQMRSRDVRLTDSFLDDLNFLPAQYDKGEYFKFLEDYGTHYAVSGTVGGKYELVYVLDNYAMSRIGVTVEDVKKCLGYHLNANIAYENLHANVDIDSGKCEKIHVKENSELKDDAIIDDVISLVDGGKIDFSVKIKEMLLRGSKMVDVEDYIQWAKSLVDAPVVIQQRPSPIHTLVPVKMRNAYLKRQNLERAVEDYITEYSVCKCEPCKNGGTLVLVDGACTCMCSSYFKGIACQIPKSTLVKVATDGGWSCWSAWSTCINGESTRTRQCNNPTPEADGRPCQGESIEKRPCGEAK; encoded by the exons ATGAGAAGCATGCATGTCATCCTGCAGCTTATATTCATACTATGCATCTTAGAGATGGCTGCCTCAGTTTTGGGGGAAAGCAGAAG GTCTTCAGAAAAAGCTTTCCATAGAGGAACAAGAGAACTGAATGCTCCATCTCCAATAGATTGCAAGCTGAGCAGCTGGAGTGCGTGGGGGCCCTGCGACCCATGCACCTATCAAAGG TTTCGCTCTAGACGTATTGAAAGATTCGGACAGTTTGGTGGAACACCATGCCTGGAGACCTTAGGAGATACACAAAGCTGCAAATCCAGCCAAGTCTGTCCTGAAGAACCAGAACCAGACTGTGGTACTGACTTTCAATGCAATTCTg GTCGATGTATAAAGCGACGACTTGTGTGTAATGTGGACAATGACTGTGGAGACTTTTCTGATGAAGATAACTGTGAATCCGACCCACGATCACCATGCCGTAACCATGATATCGATGTGTCTGAAGTTGGGAGGACTGCAGGGCAAGG AATCAATGTTTTAGGGATGCAGCCAATGGCCAGCCCATTTGACAATGACTTTTTCAATGGTCTTTGTGAAAGGGTGCGTGATGGAAACACACGAACATACTACCGCAAGCCATGGAACGTGGGTGTTCTCACTTATGAA ACAAAAGCAGACAAAACCTTCACATCTGTGTCCTACCATGATCGTGTAAAAATGGTACGAGAGGTTtacatagaaaaacaaaaacactttaATGTTGACCTGTCTCTGAAATACACACCTACTGAAGGAAGTAACAAAAATGGTTCAGAAGGAAATTTCAAGTATCACTATAGCAAGAATTCAAGTTTAAGTTCTATCCTGAAAAGCTCCACAGAAAGG AACCAAACCTTTCTGCATGTAAAAGGAAAGATTCAGCTGGGAAGATTCCAAATGCGGAGTCGTGATGTCCGTCTCACAGATAGTTTCCTTGATGATCTAAACTTCCTGCCTGCTCAGTATGATAAGGGGGAGTATTTCAAATTCCTAGAAGATTATGGAACTCACTATGCGGTCTCTGGAACTGTAGGAGGAAAATATGAACTTGTGTACGTGCTGGATAATTACGCTATGTCTCGAATAG GTGTCACTGTAGAAGATGTGAAAAAATGCCTCGGCTATCACTTAAATGCCAATATTGCATATGAAAACTTACATGCAAATGTTGATATTGATAGTGGTAAATGTGAAAAGATTCATGTGAAGGAAAACT cagaactTAAGGATGATGCTATCATTGATGATGTCATTTCCTTAGTTGATGGAGGAAAGATTgacttttcagttaaaataaaagaaatgttgcTGCGAGGATCCAAAATGGTTGATGTAGAGGATTACATACAGTGGGCTAAGTCTTTGGTTGATGCTCCAGTAGTGATACAGCAACGG ccttCTCCAATACATACACTTGTTCCAGTTAAGATGAGAAACGCGTATTTAAAGAGACAAAACTTGGAAAGAGCAGTTGAAGACTACATTACCGAATACAGTGTGTGCAAATGTGAACCCTGCAAAAATGGAGGCACCCTTGTGCTGGTAGATGGAGCCTGTACATGCATGTGCTCAAGCTACTTTAAGGGAATTGCTTGTCAGATTCCCAAATCTACATTAGTTAAAG TTGCCACAGATGGAGgctggagctgttggagtgcCTGGTCCACCTGCATCAATGGAGAAAGCACTCGAACTCGCCAGTGTAATAATCCTACACCAGAAGCTGATGGCAGACCATGCCAGGGAGAAAGCATTGAAAAACGGCCCTGCGGAGAAGCAAAATAG